Part of the Caulifigura coniformis genome, GGATCGGCGGTTTTGCCCGCCATGATCACCCCGTCGACCGAGTGCTGCTCCGTGCTGCGGACGGTCGCCGGCGACGACAGGGCGAGGTTCCACGACACCTGTTCTCCTTCCGGCAGGCATTTCGCCAGCGCCATCAGGACCATGATGGTGTCGTCGATATCCGGATAGAACCGGTTGTTGAATTCGAAAGCCCAACCGGAAGGCTCGACCTCCTTGTTCCGGACCGACCAGTCGCCCGGCTGACGGATCTCCTTCGACAGCAGCCACGCGATGGCCTGGCGAATCTGTGGCGAATCGGCCGGCACGCCCGCTTCGCGGAGGGCGATCACGCTGATCGCGGTATCCCACACGGGAGACCGGCAGGGCTCCAGCCAAGCCATGTCCCCTTCGCGGATCGTCAGCTTTTCGAGTTCGTGCAGAGCGGTCTTCACTTCCGGGCTGTCCTCGGAATAGCCCAGGCACTTCAGGGCGACGACGCTCCACACGATGGGAGGGAAGATCGCGCCGAGACCGTCGCTGTCGGCGAAGCGCTCTTTCATCCAGTCGGCCGCGAGCCGGATGCAGCGCTTGCGGAGCGGCATCAGCCTGAGCTTTTCGAGTCCTTTCCAGCCGCGGTCGACTCCGCGGAAGATGGCGGCCCAGTCGATGAGCGTTCTTTTTGTCATTTCGTCGAGCTGTTCGCTCTTCGCCATGACGACCGGCAGCTCTTCGGGGGATTTCAGGAACAGCTCGCGGAAGTGCTGCTCAGGTGGAAGCGTGATGCTCGGCTGGAACGCCCACAGGAGGCTCAGCGGCACGACGATCGTCCGCGACCACGACGACATCTCGTAGATGTTCAGCGGCATCCATGTGGGCAGGAGCATCAGCTCGGGCGGCACTGCAGGGCATTGCCGGTACGAGATGATCCCGAGGAGCGCGAAGTAGTAGCGTGTGAAGCTGTTGACCTTCTCGGCGCCGCCGGCGGCGCGGATCGCATCGCGCGCACGGACCATGTGCTCGGCGTTCGGATCGTCGCCAACGATCTTGAGCGCCCAGTAGGCCTTCACCGACGCGCTGATCTCCAGCAGCCCGCCGGGGAACATGGCCCATCCTCCGGTCGGCAGCTGCTGGCTGCGGATCGAATTCGCGCACGCTTTCGAGTGCTCGGACTGCCCGCGGCCGAGGTACGTCAGGAGCAGGATGTATTCCGACTCGAGGATCGTGTCTCCCTCGAGTTCGCCGATCCAGTAACCCTCGAGATGCTGGTGTTCGAGCAGCCACTCACGGGCAGACCTCACCGCAGCCTCCACCTCAAAGGCAGCGGCGTCCTGGGGGAGGGAAACGGGGTGTTGTGCTGCCATCGCCGAAGTGTCCCGGCGTCCCAGCCGGTTTGTGCCTGAATTCATTTCAGGTCCTTCCGTAAGTGGAATCCTGCCAACGAGGTGCGATCGTAGGACGGTCGGAAACCGCGCGGCAAGGTCATTTCACCGCCCGGGCGGGAAACCCCTCGATGATCGCAGCGTTTTCCGCAAGAAATCGGTCCCGCCAGGCGTAGCTGTCGAGCAGTCTCTCGATCGGCCGTCCCATCTGCACATACGCGGCCGCGAGGGCTTCAATCGTGGCCAGTCCAGCCGCCGGATCTTCAAACAGTTTCGATGTTCTGGGGTACGCCGTAACCCATCCCCCCAGGCTCCGCACCGGGACATCTGCGTAGTCCCTTTCCATGGTCGCCGCGTAGCGCCACGTCCCGTCGAGGATCAGCAGGCCCCGATCGGCATCGTCGGCCGTCAACTGCGGGCCTCCCAATCCGAGTCGGACATATCCCTCCAGCGGCTGAGGCCCGCGTTTCGGATGTTTCCAGAACACGAACCCCTCCTGCCCACGCAGCGGCTGCACGCTGCACTTGCTGCGACGCTCTTTCGGATGGACGACGATGATCGTGGTGGGGAACATTCCCCCAATTTAGCCGGCCCGCTCGCGGGCCGCCGCTCCTGCCGAGCAACAAAAGTTTCCAGCGAGACGAACCTTAAAGGCGCCCTAAAAGTCGCCGATCACTTCGCCGTTATTTCGGGTGCAGAGGGCCCACATCACCTGTTTGTCGATATTGGCGTTGAGGGCCCGCACGGAACCGTCCATCAGCAGGAAGTTCCCGCTTCCGATATGGGGCGTGACGAAGCCGCCGGGGCTGCCCGTCGGGTCGTTGAAGGCGGACTGCCGGCTGTGGGCGACGACGGCGGTAATCGTCGGCCGCCAGTTCTGGCAGGGCGCGAGGGACGGGTTGTACTGCATCGGCCGCATATCGAAGTTGAACAGCACCTCCTGTCCGGCCACGATGCCGGACCAGGCGCTGCGGACGAAGCCGCTGTGACGTTCCGCGATACCGATGGTGGAGGACGTTCCATCCGTGATGTCCCGCATGCGGACGGCCACGTTGCGGTGAAACATGCCGTTGAAGGGCTGGTGTTCGTAGCAGCCGTACAGCGGATCGCCGCCGGTCTTCGCTCCACCCAGGACGCCGACGAAGCTGGTCGAGGACGCATCTGTCATCACCGTGGGCGTCGCGGTGACGGACGGGGGATTGCCGCAGTCGTAGATCGAGATGGCCGTTGGACCCGGATCGGTGGGGCAGCGAAACACCGTCACATTCGTGTTCCGCGCCTTCGCGTTGACCGGAGCGGTCAAGGGGAGGTTCATATCGATCGTGTTGGCGAAGGTCCCCTGTTCGAGGAAGGGGAGCATGCGGGTGAAGAAGCTCCAGCCGGGGCCGAGATCGTCAGGGGCCGCAGTGCAGTTTCCGGCCGGAAGAGTCCAGTTGGGGTCGGCCAGTCGCGAGACGACGCCCGGCGGAAACGCGGTGAAGGCGTCGTGATAGTTGTGGAGCGCGAGCCCCTGCTGTTTGAGGTGGTTCTTGCACTGGGTCTTCCGGGCCGCCTCGCGCGCCTGCTGCACGGCGGGCAGGAGCAGGGCGACGAGAACTGCGATGATCGCGATCACGACCAGCAGCTCGATCAGGGTGAAGCCGCGCCGAAAGCTCGTCGTTCTTCCGGCACGCAGGTTCGGCTCGCTCATTGATCAGACTTTCATTGCCTGGGGAGACTCACAGTTCCGTCAGCGGCCCGATGCCGGCCACCGTCGTCTGCCCGAGCGGGTACTTGTCGAGCAGCTCCCGCACATCTTCGAGTGACACCGCCCGCAGGTCGGCGAGGTCGTCCTCGATCGTCCGGTATTCCTTGCGATACATCCAGTTTCCGCCGAGTGACGACAACCGGCCCATCGGCCGCTCGCCGCTGAGAACGATTCGCGAGGCCACCTTGTTCCGCGCCTGCTCCAGCTCTTCGAAGGTGATTGAGCTGCGGTTGACGTCGTTGTAGATCTCCGCGATCCGGGCGAGGTTCTCGGAGGCCGTATCCGGATTGGAGCAAAGGTAAGTCGACCAGACACCGCTCCCTTCGTAGTCGCTATAGGTCAGGTCGGCCGATTCCACGATTCCCGGGTCGACGAGGTCCCAGTACAGCCGGCTGCCGGAGTCGTCTCCGACGACAACCGACACGATGTCCGCCGCGAACCGAAGCGTGTCGGTCGCGGACGGGGCAGGGGCCATCTGCACGACGTGCTGCTGCTTCAGGTCTTTCTGCAGCAGCAGCTTGTTCGCCTGCGGCTGGGCCTCGGCGATCGCCCGGTCGGGGCGACCGGCCGCCCAGCTTCCGCAGTGCTTTTCAGCCAGTTCGACGAGCTGCTGCCAGTCGATATTGCCGGCCGCCGCCAGCAGGATGTTTCCGGCGCGGTAGCGGTCCTTGAAGTAGGCCCTCATCTGGTCGACCGTCAGAGCGGAGACCGTCCCTACCGAGCCGAGCACGCTCTGGCAGAGCGGATGCCCGGCGAAGTGTGACTCCATCGCCTTTTCGAGAATCGCGAAGGCCGGCATGTCGTCATACATGCCGATCTCTTCGAGGATCACCTGCTTCTCGGTATCGAAGTCTTCCGTCCGGAGGGCAGGCGTGAGGAGGTTGGCGAGCAGTTCGAATGTCTTCGGCAGGTACTCGGGCAGGATGGCGGCGTAGTAGAGAGTCATCTCTTCGCTGGTGGCCGCGTTGTACTGGGCTCCCAACTCGTCAAAGATCCGGTTCACGTCGTCCGGAGTGAATCGGTCGTTTCCCTTGAACGCCATGTGTTCCAGGAAGTGACTCACGCCGCTGACGGCCTCGGTCTCATCACGTGATCCGGCTCGCACAAAGAACCCCAGCGCGGTGCTGTAGGCGCGAGGATTCAGCTCCGCGATGATTTCGAGGCCGTTGGGAAGCTCGTGACGGTGAAAAGACATGGATTCGGTGAAAGGGTGTCGATGATGTCCAAGGCCCGGCTTCTGCAATCAGGTTCGGGCGTCGTTCGGGAACGTCGCTTCGCATCGCGGCCGGGAGGCCTGGCCTTCTCGGCCGCGGCTCTGCTCATTCTTGCACAATCGTCGGCTGCTGGCCTCCTCGCCGCCGATCTCCCCCGCGTTCCGCCGGGCTTTACCGTCACCCGCGTCACCACACCCGGGATGGTGCAGCATCCGACGATGGCCTGCTTCGACGACCGGGGGCGGCTCTACGTCTGCGAAAGCGCCGGGACCAACGCCAATGCGGCCGACCTCCTCAAGGATCCGCAGGACAAGATCCTCCGTCTCGAAGACACCGACGGCGACGGGACTTTCGACAAGTCGGTCGTCTTCGCCGACAAGCTGGTGTTTCCGCAGGGTGTCCTGTGGCATGAGGGCGCGGTTTACACCTGCAGCTCGCCCTATCTGTGGAAACTGAAAGACAACAACGGCGACGGAGTGTGTGACGAGCGGACCGTCCTCGTGAAGTCGTTCGGCTTCAGCGGCAACGCCGCCGACATTCACGGCCCGTTCCTCGGTCCGGAAGGACGGTTGTGGTGGTGCGATGGCCGCCACGGGCACGAAATCCGGACGGATGAAAACGGACTCGCCGGCGGCCCGGACAACGCGGTCGACATCCCGGCCAGGCCCGAACCGGGTCTTCCGAACCCGGAGGGAAAGCTACTCTCGCAGGGGAAGGCCGCCCGCATCTTCAACTGCAATCTGGATGGCAGCGACGTCCAGACGTTCTGTGGCGGCGGAATGGATAACCCCGTGGAAGTCGACTTCTGGGACACGGGGGAAGTCCTCGGGACCGTGAACCTGTTTTACGGGACCCCGCGCGGCGATTGCCTCGTTCACTGGGTCTGGGGGGGCGTCTATCCGAAGGCCGACCAGCAGGAGTGCATTGCCGAGTTCCCCCGCACGGTCGGACTGCTCGATGAAGTGGCCAACTACGGGCACGTCGCGGTCAGCGGGATGTGCAAATACCGCAGTGAACAGTTCGGCAAGGGGTGGAATCAATCCGTATTCGTGACGATGTTCAACACGCACAAGGTGGTGCGGACGACGCTGGAACGGTCGGGTTCGACGTTCAAGGCGACGGGGCACGAAGACTTCGTGGTGTTTGATGATCCCGATTCGCATCCGACCGACGTGCTGGAGGACGCTGATGGGAGCCTGCTGGTGGTCGATACCGGGGGATGGTTCCGGATCGGCTGCCCGGCCTCACAGGTGGCGAAGCCGCAGATTGGCGGGGCGATTTATCGGATTCGGAAGGACGGGGCACACCAGATTGATGATCCGTATGGTCGTTTGATTGATGTCGCCAATGCACCCATCGAGAGTTTGTTGGATCTCACAACAGATCCCCGGCCAAATGTTGTTCGTTCGGCCCTGGCACGTCTCCGTAAGCAGTCTCTGACAAGCAATTGGACAAGATTGAAAGGGGAGCATCGCCGCCGGTATATCGAGCTTGAATGGGCCGGATGGATTTCGAAGCACGGGTTGCTTAGCCGAGAGGCGGATGAAGTACTTCAGGAAGCTCTTCTTGGTCCGGACCTTGCATTGCGACGGCGGGCGATTGAGTCGATCGTCCGATACGAAGGGCTCACTCCAATTGATGCGATTCGACCGCATTTTCGACATCGATACCTTGCAGCCATCTCGGCCTCCCTCTCCTCCGGCCCTGTTGATCGAGCGATTGAGCACGCTGCTACGTTCGCGTTTGCACGCGTCTATGCTCAGGGAAGCCCCGTCGGTTATCTATCCCATCAGAATCCAATTGTTCAGCGAGTCGCTTTACTAGCTGCCGATGAGTTCCCCTATGCCGCCGCAAAGGTGCCTGAACTCAAGCCCGAGGACGTCATTCCGCTCCTAGGCACTTCTGACGCCGACCTCCAGCGCACCGTCTTTGACGTCATCTCCCGCCGCGAAGGCTGGGCCGCCGGCGTTGTCGACCTCATTGCCCAATGGCTCAGCGAACCATCCCTCTCGGACGACCGCCGTGCGATCATCCGCCGCTTCCTCGCCGAACGCGCCGGCGAATCGTCCGTCCAGACGCTCATTGCCTCGCAACTCGCTCGCGCAGACCTTTCCGCCGACGCCCGGCAGACTCTCCTCGAGGCCGTTGTGGATGCGAAAGTGCCAGCGATTCCCTCGCCCTGGGTCAGCGGGTTGCTGGACGCGCTCAAAGCCGACGGCCCGGCCCGGCGTCTGGCCATTGCGGCAGCGCTTCGACACAAGATTCCTGATCTGTCGCCGGCGCTGGATGCCCTGGCTGAGGACGAAACGATTCCCTCCGACCTGCGGATTGCCGCCATGGACGTGCAGAACGTCCGCGACCAGCAGCCGCTGGCCGACGCACGTTTCCAGTTCCTTCGCACGCAGCTCGACAGTGACGCGGACCCCGTCCTCACCGCCACCGCCGCCCGCGTGTTGGCGGATTCTCCGCTCTCGCGCGACCAGTTGATCGCCCTGGCCCCGGCTTTCGATGGGGATCACTCCCTTCTGGCCCCGACGTTGCTCCGCGCGTATGCGAACCTCAAGGATTCCGCTGTGGCGATGGCCCTGCTGAACCAGCTCAACCTCGCGGGCGATTCCCTGATCCTGCCGGGCGCTGATCTCGCCCGTGTGTTCAGCACGGCCCCGGCCGACGTCCAGAAGCAGGCCGCCCCGCTGCTTGCGGCGCACGGCCTCGATCCCGCGAAGCAGGCGGCCAAGCTCGCCGAGCTGACTGACGCGACGAAGACCGGCAATGCCCGCAACGGCCGCGACGTCTTCTTCAGCAACAAAGCCCTCTGCAGCCGCTGCCACCGGGTGAACAACCAGGGCGAAACCATCGGCCCCGATCTCTCCATGGTCGGCGCCATCCGCCAGCACCACGAACTTGTGGAAGCCGTCGTCGAGCCGAGCGCCAGCTTCGTCCGCAGCTACCGCCCGGTGGTCCTCGCGACATCTGATGGCAAGGTCCACACCGGCGTCATCGCCAGCGAAACGTCGACCGAGATCACGCTGCGGACGGCCGACTTCGCCGAGCTGCGGATTCCCCGCAGCGAAGTCGAGACGTTCAAGGAGGCCGACCTGTCGATCATGCCAGCGGGGGTTGAGACGCGACTGACGCAGACGGAGCTGGCGGACCTGATCGCTTACCTGGCGTCGCTGAAAGAGCGGAAGCCGTAAGGCTCGCTGGAGGGCTCGCCACGGAGAAGAGAGACCTCACCGGCGGCCGTTCAAGTCGCCGGTTTTTGTGTGGCCTGAGCGGGCCGTGAAAATGTGCCTCGAATCGTGCCACGGCCTGGCTTCGACGTCCTTCGCGATGATCTCTTCGTCCTGGAGGCGGGCTGTAATTCCTACAAAAGGCCGGGGCCGATGTTGAAACTCTGCCAACCCCTGTTGACGGTCTGGGCGGAATGGTGAAAATCCGCCCGCGCCCGGGGTTCATCCTCGAGTCAGTCTCGGCCGACGTTCGTTGGCCGACTGATCCTGAACCCGGTCCTGCCTCCCCTCCCACCTGTTTCAGCGGCATCCCGTCATCCCGCCGTGACCCAAGCCGGCGAGCGCGGCACTGTTCCGATTCGAACACCCGCCAGGATGGCGCCGACAGTTTATGCAACGGACTCGTTCGACTTCCGCCACCGTCAACCTGCGGCGTCTCTTCCCGTCGGCCAGTTTCGTCGGCTGCGCGGAAATGGCAGTCTCGCAGGCGACTGAAGACAGTCGCCAGTGCACTCCCGGCTGCCTCTTCGCGGCCATCCCCGGCACCCGGCAGAATGGTCAGGAGTTTGTCGACGACGCGCTGGCCCGCGGGGCCGCCGTCGTCCTCACCTCTCAGCCGCTCGCTCGCGTCCGGGTCAACCAGTGCATCGTCGGCGACGTCCGCGCCGCCTATTCCGAGCTTTGCCAGGCCCTCGCCGGTCTTCCCGCCCGCCGCCTGGGGATCGTCGGGGTGACGGGGACCAACGGGAAAACAACAACCACCTGGCTCGTCCGCGCCATCCTCGAGGCAAATCGCAAACACACCGGGCTGCTGGGCACTGTCGAATACAGCGACGGCATCAACAGCGAACCGGCCACGCTCACGACTCCCGACTCGAAGTCGCTGGCCAACTGGCTCGAGTCGATGGTGGCCAGCAAGACCCCGTATGCGGCGATCGAACTCTCCAGTCACGCCCTGCAGCTCAGCCGCGCGGCAGGCATTCATCTCGACGTCGCCACCGTTACGAACATCACCCGCGATCACTTCGATTTCCATGGCTCGTTCGAGAACTACAAGACCTCGAAATCGCGGATGCTGTGGATGGTGAAGCGGGGCGGGCTGGTCGTGCTCAATGCCGACGACCCCGGCTCCGCGTCCCTGGCGGAAGTCGTCCCTTCGTCCTCACGATTGATGACGTTCGGAATCGAGAATCCGGCCGACGTCGTCGGCCGCATCATCGAGCAGTCGAACATCGGCAGCCGCTTCGTCGTCGAGCACGGAGCGGAAGAATTCGAGTTTTTCACGCCGCTCATCGGCCGTCACAACATCGAGAACTGCCTGGCCGCGATTGCCTCCTGCCGGCACTTCGGCCTGTCGCTCGATTCCATGGCGGATGGGATCAACACGCTTTCGACCGTGCCCGGCCGGCTGGAGCTGATCGAAGGCCGGCAGCCGTTCCGAGTCTTTGTCGACTACGCCCACACGGATGACGCGCTTCGAAATGTGATCAAGGCCGTCCGCCCCACGACGCGCGGCCGCGTCATCGTCGTTTTCGGAGCCGGCGGCGACCGTGACGTCGAAAAGCGTCCGCTGATGGGGCAGGCGGCGAGCACGGCCGACCTGTGCGTCGTCACGAGCGACAATCCCCGCTCGGAAGACCCCGACCAGATCATCGCACAGATTGTCGCCGGCATTCCGGCCCACACGAAGAAGCACATCGAGGTCGATCGCGAGACGGCAATCGCCTGGGCGATCCGCCACGCCAAGCCCGGCGACACCGTTCTCGTGTGCGGCAAAGGCCACGAGCGCGTGCAGGTCATCGGGACCGAGCGAGTCCCCTTCGACGACGCGGCCGCCTGCCGGCAGCATTTGTTCCACTATCGCATCCCGAAGAGAGCCGCCTCCTGATCGCAGGCCGGCTTCCGGGGTGAAGCCGGCGCTTCCCTCCAGGTCCCGTTTGCAATGCCAGTCGCAACCTTTCACGACCTGATCGTCGCCGCCGGCGGACGGCCTTCGGGCGAGGTGCGTCCAGGCGACCTGATCGGCAAGGTTCGGACGGATTCGCGGCTGGTCTCGCCAGGCGACCTGTTCTGGGCACTCCCCGGGACAGCCATGAACGGACACGACTTCGTCGGCGAAGCCTTCCGTCGCGGGGCGGCCTGCTGCGTCGTCGAGGACGACCGCGCGCCGTTCGAGGGATATCCCCGCATCGTCGTCAACGACTCGCTTACGGCGCTGGCAAAGTTCGCACACGCTCATCGCCGCGCGTGCGACGCCATGGTGATCGCCGTGACGGGCAGCGTCGGCAAGACGACGACCCGCAACATGCTCCACAGCGTGCTGAGCGCCCGATTCAGCGGATCGCAAAGCCCGGCCAACTTCAATAACCACGTCGGTGTGCCGCTCAGCCTGCTCGAGATCTCTCCCCAGCACGAATTTGCTGTGATCGAGATGGGCGCTTCAGGCGTCGGCGAGATCGCAGACCTGGCTCGGATCGCCGCCCCGGAAGCGGCCATCATGACCTCCGTCGCCCCGTCACACCTGGAAAAGTTTGGTTCGCTCGACGCCATCGAACAGGCGAAGGGGGAACTGGTCGAAGCGATTCCCCACGACGGGTTCGTCGTTCTCAACGGGGACGACGCCCGTGTTCGATCGATGAGCGCCCGCGCGAACTGCCGCGTGATCCTCGTCGGCGAAGGGACCCACAACGACCTGCGGCCCGAACGCGTCCACGCCTTGAACGACCTGTTATTGATCACGGTGAGCGGCGTTGAATTTCAGCTCCCAGCGATCGGCCGCCATCACGTCCTCGCGGCGCTCGCGTGCATCGCGGTGGCGCGAGAGATCGGGCTCTCTGACGCCGAGATCGATCGCGGCCTGAAGCAGTTCCAGCCTGTCGGCGGTCGCTCGCGGAAGCTCGACGTCGGCCCCTGGACGATCATTGATGACACCTACAACGCCAGCCCCGCATCCATGGCCGCGGCCTGCGAGTCGCTGAGGAACTGGCAGACAGCCGGGCGGAAGTGGCTCGTTCTGGGAGACATGCTGGAACTCGGTGCCGACAGCGCCGCGTTCCATCGACAGCTTGGCGACCTCGCCGCCCGCTCACAGATTGATGGCGTGATCGCCACCGGGGAATTCGCCGGCGACGTCATCTCCGCCGCACGCGCGGCTGGAATGCAGGGCGGTCAACTCGCCATCTGCCGCGATCTTTCCACTGTGCTGCTGCATCTCGACTGCTGGCTCGCCCCGGGCGATGTGGCGCTTGTGAAGGGATCGCGCGGCATGCGGATGGAGCAGGTCATCGAACAACTCAAGTCGCGGGCGGAAGAAACGCCGTTGCAGAGGCGTCTCGCTGCCTGATCTCCAGATCCTTCCTCCCTTTGCAGATTCCTGGTGTGTTGCCCACAAGTCCGATCCTGCCGAGTGCGAGGGTTCGCGGGAATCCGAAGCACCGTCCCTGAGGCGTCCGGGACGGAGGCATCAAGGCATTTTTCGGAGTGACCTCCTGGGTCGGTCACTCCGTACGCCGCTTCCCGGCAGGATCGGATTGTGATTTCGCGTGTGATTGTCCTTGCCCGGGCCCGGCGTGCCCTCCACCACGCCGGGCTTTCTTCGTTTGGCGGCGCTGATCTCTTCCTTTCCTTCCTTGCCTTCTGTTCAATTCTCCGCGCCGAAGGCTCACTCTTCTGTCCTTTTACGCGTATTGAATCTTCATGCTCCTGTGGCTGCTGCGGTCTCTTGCCCCGGCTGGTGAACAATCGGCGCCGTTCCTGACGCTGCGCATCGCGGCGGCGGCGATCCTGTCGTTCACGGCCGCCGTCGCTCTCGGGCCGTTCGCCATCCGCTGGCTGCGTCGCAGAAAAATCGGCGAGCGCATCGACAGCCCCTCCGAAACGCTGAATCAGCTTCATGCCGGGAAGAAAGACACCCCGACCATGGGTGGCCTGTTCGTCCTCGCAGCCGTGATCGCGGCCGCGTTACTCTGCGGCGATCCGTCCAGCGGCCTCTTGTGGCTCGGACTGCTGGCGGCGTTCTCCTTCGGCGTGATCGGCATCGTTGATGACTACACGAAGCTCACGACGAGCCGCCGGGGCATGTCGGCCCGCGTGAAGCTGCTGGCACTGACCCTCGTCTCCATCAATCTGGGTGTCGGGCTGACCCTCCTCAGCACGCTCCCGGAACTCGGCTCCGGTCCGGCCGATCTCGAGCAACTGGCCGTCACCTGGCAGGTCCCCACGCTCTCCTTCATGCTGGCCGGAACTCTCTGGCGCGCCTTTGTGCTGATCGCCAGCACCAACGCCGTCAACCTGACGGATGGCCTGGATGGGCTCGCGGCCGGTTGCGTCGTCTGCGCCGGAACGGCCCTGTCCGCGCTCGCATATCTGTCCGGCCACCGCATCATGGCTGCGCATCTCGCGATTCCCCATGTCATCGGCGCGGGCGAGCTCGCGGTGTTGGGGGCGGCCATGGTCGGAGCGACGCTCGGCTTCCTGTGGTTCAATGCATCCCCCGCGCAGGTGTTCATGGGGGACGCCGGCTCGCTCCCGCTGGGTGGCCTGCTCGCTTTTATTGCCCTCGCCATCAGGCAGGAATGGCTTCTCGCATTGATTGGAGGCGTGTTCGTTGCCGAGACGCTCAGCGTGATCCTGCAGGTCGGCAGCTTCAAACTGACCGGTCGGCGGATCTTTGCCTGCAGTCCGCTCCACCATCACTTCCAGTTTCGCGGCATGCCCGAAACGAGAATCGTGATCCGGTTCTGGATCGTCGCCGCCCTTTTGGCGATCGCCGGGATGGCGACGGTCCTGTTCTGACCGCCAACCGGCCTTCAGTTCAATTCTTCAGCAGGTGCTTGTCGAACCAGTCGGCGATCAGAGACCAGTCGTCGGCGAGGGTGGCCCAGCCGTGCCCGGCGCCCGGACGGGCGATGATTTCGGCGGTTCGCTTTTCGTCTTCCATCTTCTTCCTGAACAGCTCCGCCTGCTGGAACGGCACGAGGAAGTCGGCGTCGCCGTGAATGATCAGGGCCGGCGGGTCATCGGCGGACACGTGATTCACCGGAGAGATCGCCTTCGCGATCGTCAGGATCTCGTCCTCGTCGGTGATCCGCTCGAACGTGCCGGCTCCGGGAAACCCTCCTTGAATCGGCACGAACTTGTGGAAATCGAACGGTGCGCGGAAGTCCT contains:
- a CDS encoding UDP-N-acetylmuramoyl-L-alanyl-D-glutamate--2,6-diaminopimelate ligase; this translates as MQRTRSTSATVNLRRLFPSASFVGCAEMAVSQATEDSRQCTPGCLFAAIPGTRQNGQEFVDDALARGAAVVLTSQPLARVRVNQCIVGDVRAAYSELCQALAGLPARRLGIVGVTGTNGKTTTTWLVRAILEANRKHTGLLGTVEYSDGINSEPATLTTPDSKSLANWLESMVASKTPYAAIELSSHALQLSRAAGIHLDVATVTNITRDHFDFHGSFENYKTSKSRMLWMVKRGGLVVLNADDPGSASLAEVVPSSSRLMTFGIENPADVVGRIIEQSNIGSRFVVEHGAEEFEFFTPLIGRHNIENCLAAIASCRHFGLSLDSMADGINTLSTVPGRLELIEGRQPFRVFVDYAHTDDALRNVIKAVRPTTRGRVIVVFGAGGDRDVEKRPLMGQAASTADLCVVTSDNPRSEDPDQIIAQIVAGIPAHTKKHIEVDRETAIAWAIRHAKPGDTVLVCGKGHERVQVIGTERVPFDDAAACRQHLFHYRIPKRAAS
- a CDS encoding UDP-N-acetylmuramoyl-tripeptide--D-alanyl-D-alanine ligase translates to MPVATFHDLIVAAGGRPSGEVRPGDLIGKVRTDSRLVSPGDLFWALPGTAMNGHDFVGEAFRRGAACCVVEDDRAPFEGYPRIVVNDSLTALAKFAHAHRRACDAMVIAVTGSVGKTTTRNMLHSVLSARFSGSQSPANFNNHVGVPLSLLEISPQHEFAVIEMGASGVGEIADLARIAAPEAAIMTSVAPSHLEKFGSLDAIEQAKGELVEAIPHDGFVVLNGDDARVRSMSARANCRVILVGEGTHNDLRPERVHALNDLLLITVSGVEFQLPAIGRHHVLAALACIAVAREIGLSDAEIDRGLKQFQPVGGRSRKLDVGPWTIIDDTYNASPASMAAACESLRNWQTAGRKWLVLGDMLELGADSAAFHRQLGDLAARSQIDGVIATGEFAGDVISAARAAGMQGGQLAICRDLSTVLLHLDCWLAPGDVALVKGSRGMRMEQVIEQLKSRAEETPLQRRLAA
- the mraY gene encoding phospho-N-acetylmuramoyl-pentapeptide-transferase — its product is MLLWLLRSLAPAGEQSAPFLTLRIAAAAILSFTAAVALGPFAIRWLRRRKIGERIDSPSETLNQLHAGKKDTPTMGGLFVLAAVIAAALLCGDPSSGLLWLGLLAAFSFGVIGIVDDYTKLTTSRRGMSARVKLLALTLVSINLGVGLTLLSTLPELGSGPADLEQLAVTWQVPTLSFMLAGTLWRAFVLIASTNAVNLTDGLDGLAAGCVVCAGTALSALAYLSGHRIMAAHLAIPHVIGAGELAVLGAAMVGATLGFLWFNASPAQVFMGDAGSLPLGGLLAFIALAIRQEWLLALIGGVFVAETLSVILQVGSFKLTGRRIFACSPLHHHFQFRGMPETRIVIRFWIVAALLAIAGMATVLF